Proteins found in one Maridesulfovibrio sp. genomic segment:
- a CDS encoding sigma-54 dependent transcriptional regulator codes for MDANEKNVLIVDDEPSLRMLIRAVLESDGWTVHEAQSGEQALEILPGLTLNAALIDMRMDGMDGMSLLTELNTIMPGLPVIMLTAFGNVNSAVIAMKHGAFDYLTKPADNEELKAVLAKALNYSRLVDENEKLKSAAGATEQMIGSSRAMLQVKELIEQAGPSEATILVLGESGTGKELVAEGLHRSSLRADKPLIKVNCAALPADLLESELFGYMKGAFTGANANKPGRFQLASGGTLFLDEIGEMDPVLQAKILRALQEKIVEPLGSVSPVETDVRIIAATNRDLKDEVEKGNFREDLYYRLSVLEIRIPPLRERVDDLPALVAHLLEKLGRKNNKKVRSVSPSFLDVLGRYNWPGNVRELENVLERAIILSRSEVLGPELLPQQVQNTDPRQTPPKQSATSQDPDNGATTPKSVTPTLDDAERQALISALEANQHHRERTAEALGISRRTLQYKLKKYGLTRR; via the coding sequence ATGGATGCTAATGAAAAAAATGTACTCATAGTTGATGACGAACCGTCACTGCGCATGCTCATTCGGGCTGTGCTGGAAAGTGACGGATGGACTGTGCATGAAGCCCAGTCAGGGGAGCAGGCCCTTGAGATCCTGCCCGGACTTACCCTGAACGCAGCCCTGATAGATATGCGCATGGACGGCATGGACGGCATGTCCCTGCTGACAGAACTCAACACCATCATGCCCGGTCTGCCCGTTATCATGCTCACAGCCTTCGGAAACGTGAACTCCGCGGTCATAGCCATGAAGCACGGAGCCTTTGATTACCTGACAAAGCCAGCCGATAATGAGGAGCTGAAAGCAGTTCTGGCCAAGGCACTGAATTACTCCCGTCTGGTGGATGAAAATGAAAAGCTCAAATCCGCAGCCGGAGCAACGGAGCAGATGATCGGCAGCTCACGGGCCATGCTTCAGGTGAAAGAACTTATCGAACAGGCCGGACCTTCCGAGGCGACCATACTGGTGCTCGGCGAATCGGGCACAGGTAAAGAACTGGTTGCCGAAGGACTGCATAGATCCAGTCTGCGTGCAGACAAACCGCTGATTAAGGTAAACTGCGCCGCCCTACCGGCAGACCTGCTGGAAAGTGAACTTTTCGGATACATGAAGGGGGCCTTTACCGGTGCCAACGCCAACAAACCGGGCCGTTTTCAACTTGCTTCCGGCGGCACCCTCTTCCTCGATGAGATCGGGGAGATGGACCCGGTACTGCAGGCTAAAATTCTGCGTGCGCTGCAGGAAAAAATTGTTGAACCGCTTGGCAGCGTCTCTCCGGTGGAAACAGATGTACGTATCATCGCCGCCACCAACCGGGACCTTAAAGATGAAGTGGAAAAAGGGAATTTTCGCGAGGACCTATATTACCGTTTAAGTGTGCTGGAAATCCGCATACCCCCCTTACGCGAACGCGTGGATGATCTTCCCGCTCTGGTGGCTCACCTGCTGGAAAAACTGGGCCGCAAAAATAATAAAAAGGTACGCTCGGTCAGCCCGTCTTTCCTCGACGTTCTGGGCCGTTACAATTGGCCCGGCAACGTGCGTGAACTTGAAAATGTGCTGGAACGGGCCATCATCCTGAGCCGCAGCGAAGTGCTGGGACCGGAACTACTCCCGCAGCAGGTGCAGAATACCGATCCCCGGCAGACACCCCCCAAACAGTCTGCCACATCCCAAGATCCGGACAATGGTGCAACGACTCCTAAATCAGTCACACCTACACTTGATGACGCCGAACGTCAGGCGCTGATATCCGCCCTCGAAGCCAATCAGCATCACCGTGAACGGACCGCCGAAGCATTGGGAATCAGCCGCAGGACCTTGCAATACAAATTAAAGAAATACGGACTTACCCGCCGCTGA
- a CDS encoding ATP-binding protein: MELSLKKSHKLPLALALLALILLGAGSLYLTWHNLRQMHQTVFEHMLLSARSIARGLDIQLVEGARRMRHPGQHNMRLPEELLPDARELFREMVAQGDLLYIALYGPDRKPMLIVEQGEGNRQVYTPPPGLFNMITAMRESSTPVLIHGKAALLYGAVGQPLLQRLYGHEKTRSGLMPPQDKETYLLLGLSAEKHLRQFNQYRRAALLQTGYIFLAGFVLWLLAVAYFQRREQGNKLTRLERFQANLLDNMPDGLLTLSPQENIIAANGSAHALLQSAAEASLVGKNWNDFSYESLQDFRRDNVVWEHVRLGGKNLELIFLPYFESQDEKRTMIIIRDRTDIADLEEDLYEARRLASIGSLAAGVAHEIRNPLSSLRGFAQLFADKFKDEQPYATYATTMLTEADRLNRVVTDLLYLSKPHVMNPERMNLQELCDSMQTLMGFDLEHKGTQLQTTVNHTEVYADPDGIRQVLLNLLVNSLDAVPDEYGKISITAEGTGHGVWISVCDNGPGMPEDIRKHALEPFFTDKPKGTGLGLAIVNTIMRGHKGRVTISAPDRIEAGDDPKTGALGGTCVKLFFPDQRDEGTE; encoded by the coding sequence ATGGAACTAAGCCTAAAAAAATCACATAAACTGCCCCTTGCGCTCGCACTGCTGGCCCTGATTCTTCTCGGGGCAGGCAGTCTGTATCTTACGTGGCACAATCTGCGCCAGATGCACCAGACCGTGTTCGAGCACATGCTCCTTTCAGCCCGTTCAATTGCACGCGGACTCGATATCCAACTTGTTGAAGGAGCACGCCGCATGAGGCATCCGGGCCAGCACAATATGCGCCTGCCTGAAGAACTGCTTCCGGACGCACGGGAACTTTTCCGGGAAATGGTTGCCCAGGGAGATCTGCTTTACATCGCTCTTTACGGACCCGACCGCAAACCTATGCTGATAGTGGAGCAGGGAGAAGGCAACAGGCAGGTATATACCCCTCCGCCGGGCCTGTTTAACATGATTACCGCGATGCGCGAATCCAGCACTCCGGTTTTGATCCATGGTAAAGCTGCCCTGCTTTACGGCGCGGTAGGACAGCCTCTTTTGCAAAGATTATACGGGCACGAGAAAACCCGGAGCGGACTCATGCCACCTCAGGACAAAGAAACTTACCTTCTGCTTGGTCTCAGCGCGGAAAAGCATCTACGACAGTTCAATCAATACCGCAGAGCCGCCTTACTCCAGACCGGATATATCTTTCTGGCCGGATTTGTCCTCTGGCTGCTTGCCGTGGCCTACTTTCAACGCAGGGAACAGGGTAACAAACTGACCCGGCTTGAACGCTTTCAGGCAAACCTGCTGGACAATATGCCCGACGGACTGCTGACCCTTTCTCCACAGGAAAACATCATCGCGGCTAATGGATCTGCCCATGCATTGCTGCAAAGCGCGGCCGAAGCATCTCTGGTCGGCAAGAACTGGAATGATTTTTCCTACGAATCACTTCAGGATTTCAGGCGGGATAATGTTGTTTGGGAACATGTCCGGTTAGGCGGAAAAAATCTGGAACTTATTTTCCTGCCCTACTTTGAAAGTCAGGACGAAAAAAGAACCATGATCATCATCCGCGACCGCACCGATATTGCCGATCTGGAAGAGGATCTTTACGAAGCGCGCCGACTTGCCTCCATCGGTTCTCTGGCTGCCGGAGTGGCTCATGAAATCCGTAATCCTTTGAGTTCACTGCGCGGTTTTGCCCAACTGTTTGCAGATAAATTTAAAGACGAACAGCCCTACGCAACATATGCCACAACCATGCTGACCGAAGCTGACCGCCTGAACCGGGTGGTCACAGACCTGCTGTACCTCTCAAAACCGCATGTGATGAATCCTGAGCGCATGAATCTGCAGGAACTCTGCGATTCCATGCAGACCCTTATGGGCTTCGACCTCGAGCACAAAGGTACACAGTTGCAGACAACGGTGAATCACACTGAAGTATACGCAGACCCGGATGGTATCCGGCAGGTCCTGCTCAATCTGTTGGTCAACAGTCTGGACGCTGTACCCGATGAATACGGCAAAATTTCAATCACAGCCGAGGGCACGGGACACGGAGTATGGATCAGCGTTTGTGACAACGGTCCGGGCATGCCCGAAGATATTCGCAAGCATGCCCTCGAACCGTTCTTTACCGACAAACCCAAAGGAACAGGACTCGGTCTTGCCATAGTCAATACAATCATGCGCGGACATAAAGGACGTGTTACTATTTCCGCACCGGACCGCATTGAAGCGGGTGATGACCCGAAAACCGGTGCGTTAGGCGGAACATGCGTCAAACTGTTCTTTCCCGACCAGCGTGATGAAGGAACCGAATAA
- a CDS encoding proline/glycine betaine ABC transporter permease: MIIPRIPVGDVIESSIDFLVEHFSFATKAFSAVLETGLDVVESVMKACPPWAFIIIVGLVTWKLAKSKRTTIFAMAGLLLIWNMGLWNATISTIALVIVATMLALMIGIPIGILAAMNKHINKVVMPVLDVMQTMPAFVYLIPAIPFFGLGKVAAIFSTIIFAMPPSIRLTCLGIKQVPEDLVECAEAFGSNRWQRLFKLELPIATPTIMAGVNQTVMLALSMVVIAAMIGAKGLGGEVWKAIQRLQMGKGFEAGIGIVIVAMIMDQVLQKMGTGKNSK, translated from the coding sequence ATGATTATTCCACGCATTCCCGTAGGGGACGTAATCGAATCATCCATTGATTTTCTGGTGGAACATTTTTCATTTGCCACCAAAGCTTTCTCTGCCGTTTTAGAAACGGGGCTTGATGTTGTTGAAAGTGTAATGAAAGCCTGCCCGCCGTGGGCGTTCATTATCATTGTGGGCCTGGTTACATGGAAACTGGCCAAGAGCAAACGTACAACTATCTTTGCTATGGCCGGACTGCTGCTCATCTGGAACATGGGCTTGTGGAATGCCACCATCAGCACAATTGCACTGGTCATCGTCGCTACGATGCTGGCCCTGATGATCGGTATACCCATTGGTATTCTGGCTGCAATGAACAAGCACATAAACAAGGTGGTCATGCCGGTACTGGATGTCATGCAGACCATGCCCGCATTTGTATACCTCATCCCCGCCATTCCTTTCTTCGGACTGGGTAAGGTTGCAGCTATCTTTTCAACAATCATCTTTGCCATGCCTCCATCCATCAGGCTGACCTGCCTTGGTATTAAGCAGGTCCCGGAAGATCTGGTGGAATGCGCCGAGGCATTCGGTTCAAACCGCTGGCAGAGACTCTTTAAGCTTGAACTTCCCATAGCAACCCCAACCATCATGGCCGGGGTAAACCAGACAGTTATGCTGGCCCTCTCCATGGTTGTTATCGCGGCCATGATCGGCGCGAAAGGACTTGGTGGTGAAGTATGGAAAGCCATCCAGAGACTACAGATGGGTAAGGGATTTGAAGCAGGTATCGGTATCGTAATCGTGGCTATGATCATGGACCAGGTGCTCCAGAAAATGGGCACTGGTAAAAATAGCAAATAA
- a CDS encoding glycine betaine/L-proline ABC transporter ATP-binding protein, whose translation MEKIRVENLYKIFGSTPKKIIPMLKNGASKEEIMEKHKHGVGVNNASFSVDEGEIVVVMGLSGSGKSTLVRCINRLIEPTGGKIFIDGEDITGLKKEELRQVRLKKLGMVFQNFALYPHRTVLKNTEYGLEIGKVDPEVRKQKAMEALELVGLSGWEDSYPDQLSGGMQQRVGLARALALDPDILLMDEAFSALDPLIRRDMQDELINLQERMHKTIVFISHDLDEALKLGDRIVLMKDGEIVQIGTPEEILTEPANEYVRRFVEDVDITKVLTAESVMKKIDAVAYIKTDGPRASLRKMRKNSISNLFVLDEKHKLIGMLNAGDCAKLVEEGGKDIRTIMHTDLEAVDLECPAQELFNIMHDRVLPLPVINDENRLKGVIVRGTLIGALAERGGN comes from the coding sequence ATGGAAAAGATACGAGTTGAAAATCTCTACAAAATTTTCGGTTCCACCCCAAAAAAGATTATTCCTATGCTCAAAAATGGCGCAAGCAAGGAAGAGATCATGGAGAAACACAAACACGGGGTTGGCGTAAATAATGCGAGTTTTTCTGTCGACGAAGGAGAAATCGTCGTTGTTATGGGCCTGTCCGGTAGCGGAAAGTCCACATTGGTGCGCTGCATCAACAGATTAATTGAGCCCACCGGCGGTAAAATCTTCATTGACGGGGAAGACATAACAGGCCTGAAAAAGGAAGAACTGCGTCAGGTTCGCCTCAAAAAGCTGGGCATGGTATTTCAAAACTTCGCTCTTTACCCCCACCGCACCGTACTCAAAAACACTGAGTATGGACTTGAAATCGGAAAGGTGGACCCTGAAGTAAGAAAACAAAAGGCCATGGAAGCCCTCGAACTGGTCGGTCTTTCCGGCTGGGAAGACTCCTACCCCGATCAGCTCTCCGGCGGTATGCAGCAGCGTGTGGGCCTTGCCCGCGCACTGGCTCTTGATCCGGACATACTGCTCATGGATGAAGCGTTCAGCGCCCTTGACCCGCTCATCCGCCGCGACATGCAGGACGAATTGATCAACCTGCAGGAACGCATGCACAAGACAATCGTCTTCATCAGTCACGACCTTGACGAAGCACTCAAGCTGGGTGACCGCATCGTGCTCATGAAAGACGGTGAAATCGTACAGATCGGTACTCCGGAAGAAATTCTTACCGAGCCCGCGAACGAATACGTACGCCGCTTTGTTGAGGATGTGGACATAACCAAAGTCCTCACCGCTGAATCGGTAATGAAAAAAATCGATGCTGTGGCCTACATCAAAACCGACGGTCCCAGAGCTTCCCTGCGCAAAATGCGTAAAAACAGCATATCCAATCTTTTCGTTCTTGACGAAAAGCACAAGTTGATCGGCATGCTCAATGCCGGGGACTGCGCCAAATTAGTTGAAGAAGGCGGAAAAGACATCAGAACCATTATGCACACAGATCTTGAAGCCGTTGACCTTGAGTGTCCGGCTCAGGAATTATTCAACATCATGCATGACCGAGTACTGCCCCTCCCGGTCATTAATGATGAGAACAGATTAAAAGGTGTTATCGTACGAGGAACACTTATCGGGGCACTGGCCGAAAGAGGAGGCAATTAG
- a CDS encoding DUF4405 domain-containing protein gives MTRKIISLTSFFLFIVLIISSIVLYVVPQGRVAYWADWSLLGLSKEQWGDIHICTGIMFLAVSLLHIWLNWKPILAYLKKKAGKPNFTSPAFFISITLTLFVVFGSLLNLPPMKQILELSQDIKASGEAKYGIPPYGHAELSPLEIFCKRMGLDADKAAESLKKAGIEIESTKETIKSIAARAEITPKELYEKILKDQPREKSDISNMDHKNTQEQQSYTPGAGIGRMSLENYCAKFNLDLNTAIDILREQGVVVDKETSIKEIAGALGLSSPHAISTLLNP, from the coding sequence ATGACCAGAAAAATCATTTCGCTGACCAGCTTTTTTTTATTTATCGTTCTGATTATTTCCAGCATTGTTTTATACGTCGTACCACAGGGGCGAGTGGCCTACTGGGCGGACTGGTCCCTGCTTGGTTTGAGCAAGGAACAATGGGGCGACATACATATCTGCACCGGAATCATGTTCCTCGCAGTCTCCCTGCTCCACATCTGGCTGAACTGGAAACCAATCCTCGCCTATCTTAAGAAAAAAGCAGGAAAACCCAACTTTACCTCGCCCGCGTTTTTCATCAGTATAACCCTAACCCTTTTCGTAGTCTTTGGCTCCTTGCTCAACCTGCCACCAATGAAGCAGATACTTGAATTAAGCCAAGACATTAAAGCCTCGGGCGAAGCAAAATACGGTATCCCGCCATATGGACACGCAGAGCTCAGCCCCTTGGAAATCTTCTGCAAACGTATGGGCCTTGATGCAGACAAGGCAGCCGAGTCTTTGAAAAAGGCAGGAATTGAGATTGAGTCCACTAAAGAAACCATCAAATCAATTGCCGCCAGAGCCGAAATTACCCCTAAAGAACTCTATGAAAAAATCCTCAAGGATCAGCCACGGGAAAAATCAGACATCTCAAATATGGATCACAAAAATACCCAAGAGCAACAGTCCTATACTCCGGGAGCCGGAATAGGACGCATGAGCCTTGAAAATTATTGCGCTAAATTCAATCTGGACCTGAACACAGCCATCGACATTTTGCGTGAACAGGGCGTAGTTGTTGACAAAGAGACATCCATAAAGGAAATTGCAGGGGCACTGGGCCTGAGCTCACCACACGCGATCAGTACTCTGCTTAATCCCTAA
- a CDS encoding periplasmic heavy metal sensor: protein MKRKTLVPLIVVMVLAVASVAMARNGYRNAGYHNGNWAAYEQLTPEKQNQVQKIIQKYESTFQNLKSEQWAKHTELKALVDSGNADKETIHNLVKELSQVRDKLYTEHKKMADEIEKETGLTFPPMGQGMGNGGRGCGNAQRGDCPSSGGCPGQRF, encoded by the coding sequence ATGAAAAGAAAAACTCTGGTCCCGCTGATCGTTGTGATGGTTCTGGCTGTTGCATCAGTCGCCATGGCACGCAACGGTTACCGGAACGCTGGTTACCATAACGGTAACTGGGCTGCATATGAGCAGCTGACACCTGAAAAACAGAATCAGGTGCAAAAAATCATCCAGAAATATGAATCCACATTTCAAAATCTTAAGAGTGAGCAGTGGGCGAAACACACTGAACTCAAAGCTCTGGTGGATTCCGGTAACGCCGATAAAGAGACCATCCACAATCTGGTAAAGGAACTCTCCCAAGTACGGGATAAGCTTTACACAGAACATAAAAAGATGGCGGATGAAATTGAGAAGGAAACCGGCCTGACATTCCCTCCCATGGGGCAGGGAATGGGTAACGGCGGCAGGGGCTGCGGCAACGCCCAGAGGGGCGACTGTCCCTCAAGCGGTGGATGTCCGGGCCAACGTTTCTGA
- a CDS encoding radical SAM protein, producing the protein MSATEEFFYYGKEEPSPDETGGRLPTALVFLGRKGSALSTLGWQAVYRLLAPDAELAVERFFLGDPGQPSVSMDSKKELSEFPLIGFSINFEEEYLHLVRMLKDSGVPPLATERPDFPLVMGGGPVAFLNPAPIAPFFDMFWVGEAEAGLKNLCLELKHHIYNGGSKKEFLDLIKDRDGVYVPGMTKGPVRRAVLPPGPINEGHGVPLLNQPAYSCFISPEAVFKDMFLVEVNRGCPYGCRFCAAGYIYRPPRHASIDQLKKIVELADPPKVGLVGTALTDWPDLIPYIEWLKKRKTKFSLSSVRADGLTEELLDILRASGVRTVTLALEGASKRLRAAASKNLDEDDFLRAVELCAAKGVNHLRVYVIVGWPGETDEDYEELAIMLEKMDQARKRGQGKKKKQFMRITFGASCLVPKPWTPLQWAPMPTEKELKDVLSKVKGLTKKYKGMAFSGDSPFQARLQGILSRGDESLAEFISYAAEHGGWKKATKFYKGNPQRFIDDKLDKDSTLPWDFIDTGVKKSYLWREWQRFQKAETTPVCPPSGCAECKSCGMYQWLNE; encoded by the coding sequence ATGTCCGCAACTGAAGAATTCTTCTATTACGGAAAGGAAGAACCCTCGCCCGATGAAACTGGAGGCCGTCTGCCCACGGCCCTTGTTTTCCTCGGACGGAAGGGGTCTGCACTCTCAACCTTAGGTTGGCAGGCAGTCTATCGCTTGCTCGCTCCGGACGCGGAGCTCGCAGTGGAAAGATTCTTCCTTGGTGACCCGGGGCAGCCGTCTGTTTCCATGGACAGTAAAAAAGAACTGTCCGAGTTTCCCCTGATCGGTTTCAGTATCAACTTTGAGGAGGAATACCTCCACTTGGTCAGGATGCTGAAAGATTCGGGCGTTCCGCCACTGGCGACGGAACGCCCGGACTTCCCGCTGGTCATGGGAGGAGGTCCGGTGGCCTTCCTCAATCCCGCACCAATCGCGCCCTTCTTTGATATGTTCTGGGTGGGTGAAGCCGAAGCCGGATTGAAAAATCTATGCCTCGAGCTGAAGCACCATATTTACAACGGGGGAAGCAAAAAAGAATTTCTGGACCTGATCAAAGATCGTGACGGGGTATACGTCCCCGGAATGACCAAAGGTCCCGTCCGCAGAGCCGTGCTGCCTCCCGGACCTATAAATGAAGGACATGGAGTACCGCTCTTAAATCAACCGGCCTACTCCTGTTTCATCAGTCCGGAAGCTGTTTTCAAAGATATGTTTCTTGTGGAAGTCAACCGCGGCTGCCCATACGGATGCCGATTCTGCGCCGCAGGTTATATTTATCGACCGCCCCGACACGCCTCCATAGACCAGCTCAAAAAAATAGTGGAACTCGCTGATCCGCCCAAGGTGGGACTGGTGGGAACCGCCCTAACTGACTGGCCCGATCTCATTCCGTACATTGAATGGCTGAAAAAACGTAAAACTAAATTTTCCCTTTCATCAGTTCGCGCCGACGGGCTGACTGAAGAGCTGCTCGATATCCTGCGCGCTTCCGGCGTACGGACCGTTACCCTTGCCCTTGAAGGAGCCAGTAAACGTCTGCGTGCTGCTGCCAGCAAGAACTTAGACGAAGATGACTTTCTGCGCGCGGTTGAATTATGTGCCGCCAAAGGAGTCAATCATCTTCGGGTGTATGTCATTGTAGGCTGGCCGGGTGAAACAGACGAAGATTACGAAGAACTGGCTATCATGCTTGAAAAGATGGATCAGGCCCGCAAACGCGGACAGGGTAAAAAGAAAAAACAGTTCATGCGCATCACCTTCGGAGCCAGCTGTCTTGTGCCCAAACCATGGACTCCGTTGCAGTGGGCACCCATGCCGACTGAAAAAGAACTCAAGGATGTGCTCTCCAAGGTTAAAGGGCTGACCAAAAAATATAAAGGTATGGCTTTTTCCGGGGATTCACCTTTTCAGGCCCGCTTGCAGGGTATCCTTTCTCGCGGTGATGAATCACTTGCGGAATTCATCAGCTATGCCGCAGAACACGGCGGTTGGAAAAAAGCGACCAAATTTTACAAGGGTAATCCGCAAAGATTCATCGATGACAAACTCGATAAAGACTCCACTCTGCCTTGGGACTTTATAGATACCGGTGTAAAAAAATCCTACCTTTGGCGTGAGTGGCAGCGCTTCCAAAAAGCCGAAACTACTCCCGTATGCCCTCCTTCCGGCTGCGCTGAATGCAAATCGTGCGGCATGTATCAGTGGCTGAACGAATAA
- the ftsA gene encoding cell division protein FtsA: MSKSDLIVGLDVGTTKICAVVGEPTADGVDIVGIGTAPSTGLRKGVVVNIEQTVQSIKKALEEAELMAGCEIRSVYAGIAGSHIKGFNSHGVIAVKGGEVTQKDVDRVIDAAKAVAIPLDREVIHTLPQEYIVDDQRGIADPLGMAGVRLEVKVHIVTGAVTSAQNIIRSCHRSGLDVSDIVLESLASSKAVLSEEEREIGVAIVDIGGGTTDLAIFANDSIKHTSVIALGGNNLTNDIAFGLRTPMGSAEQIKVKYGTALTDLVTTDETIDVPSVGGRDHRKMSKRVLAEICEPRCEEILSLVDQELVRSGYKNMIAAGVVLTGGTSLVDGMQELAEQIFDLPVRIGYPAGIGGLKDVVNSPKFATAVGLLMYGAEKEGSSEQVFRIRDENVFNRILGRMRKWFTDIA, encoded by the coding sequence ATGTCCAAGTCTGATCTGATCGTCGGCCTCGATGTAGGCACTACCAAGATCTGCGCGGTCGTGGGGGAACCCACCGCGGACGGAGTCGATATCGTAGGTATCGGCACTGCCCCGTCCACAGGATTGCGCAAAGGAGTGGTGGTAAACATCGAGCAGACAGTACAGTCCATCAAGAAAGCTCTTGAAGAGGCTGAACTCATGGCCGGCTGCGAAATACGCTCCGTTTATGCGGGCATCGCAGGCAGTCATATCAAAGGTTTCAACAGCCACGGAGTTATCGCTGTAAAAGGCGGTGAAGTAACTCAAAAGGATGTTGACCGGGTTATCGATGCGGCGAAAGCTGTCGCCATTCCGCTGGACAGGGAAGTTATCCACACCCTGCCGCAGGAATACATCGTTGACGATCAGCGCGGTATCGCCGATCCGCTGGGCATGGCCGGTGTGCGTCTTGAAGTAAAAGTCCACATCGTTACCGGAGCAGTCACCTCCGCCCAGAACATCATCCGTTCCTGTCACCGTTCAGGACTTGATGTTTCCGACATTGTTCTTGAATCACTCGCCTCCAGTAAGGCAGTGCTTTCTGAAGAAGAACGTGAAATCGGCGTCGCCATTGTCGACATCGGAGGCGGAACAACGGATCTGGCTATTTTCGCCAACGATTCCATAAAGCATACTTCCGTTATCGCTCTTGGCGGTAACAACCTTACTAATGACATCGCCTTCGGTCTGCGCACTCCTATGGGGTCAGCTGAGCAGATCAAGGTCAAATACGGAACCGCGCTTACCGATCTGGTTACAACCGATGAAACCATCGATGTTCCCTCGGTCGGAGGACGCGACCACCGCAAAATGTCTAAACGGGTTCTGGCAGAAATTTGTGAACCGCGCTGCGAAGAAATCCTCTCCCTGGTTGATCAGGAACTGGTCCGCAGCGGATACAAGAATATGATTGCCGCAGGCGTTGTCCTCACAGGAGGAACCTCTCTCGTGGACGGCATGCAGGAACTTGCGGAGCAGATTTTCGATCTGCCGGTTCGCATCGGCTATCCCGCCGGAATAGGCGGACTCAAAGATGTTGTGAACAGTCCCAAATTCGCCACAGCGGTGGGACTGCTTATGTACGGCGCGGAAAAAGAAGGCAGCTCCGAGCAGGTCTTCAGAATCCGTGATGAAAATGTTTTCAACCGCATTCTGGGCAGGATGCGTAAATGGTTTACTGATATTGCATAA
- the ftsZ gene encoding cell division protein FtsZ, whose product MDYMEIENDGQARIKVIGCGGGGGNAINNMIQSALSGVRFIVANTDAQDINKSLAEYKIQLGDKLTKGLGAGANPEVGKSAALESVDQIRELVSDCDMVFVTAGMGGGTGTGAAPVIAEVAKEAGALTVAVVTKPFYFEGKRRLLQAEKGIEELKQVVDSIITIPNDRLLQLAAKKAAFSEMLKKADEVLYYGVKGIADLITVHGLINLDFADVQAVMSSSGLALMGTGIARGENRAREAAMKAITSPLLEDVSIEGAKGVLINITCSPDMTIDEVSEAANIIYEEAHEEAQIFFGTVFDAEVGDEMRITVIATGIDTAVEQTVTPPVEQQSFGQPQRPNLTPRGMTPKKEATTNVRQMGSAHAEEDRSIPAYLRHTTSKPVEAAGNSEPVQLKPKQAANSGGEEFIFHDDDDFEVPTFIRKQAD is encoded by the coding sequence ATGGATTACATGGAAATTGAAAATGACGGTCAGGCCCGCATCAAGGTTATCGGTTGTGGTGGCGGTGGCGGTAACGCTATCAACAACATGATCCAATCCGCACTCTCCGGTGTTCGCTTTATCGTAGCCAACACTGATGCACAGGACATCAACAAATCTCTTGCTGAATACAAAATTCAGCTCGGCGACAAACTGACTAAAGGTCTCGGCGCAGGCGCAAATCCAGAGGTGGGTAAAAGCGCTGCCCTCGAATCCGTAGACCAGATCCGCGAACTGGTCAGTGACTGCGATATGGTTTTCGTTACCGCCGGTATGGGCGGCGGAACCGGAACAGGCGCTGCTCCCGTTATCGCTGAAGTTGCCAAGGAAGCAGGAGCCCTCACTGTCGCTGTTGTAACCAAACCTTTCTATTTTGAAGGCAAACGCAGACTGCTGCAGGCAGAAAAAGGTATTGAGGAACTCAAACAGGTGGTTGACTCCATCATCACCATTCCCAATGACCGTCTGCTCCAGCTTGCCGCCAAAAAAGCAGCATTCTCCGAAATGCTCAAAAAAGCTGACGAAGTCCTCTACTACGGCGTTAAAGGTATTGCCGATCTGATCACCGTTCACGGCCTGATCAACCTTGACTTCGCTGACGTACAGGCTGTTATGTCCAGCTCCGGTCTGGCCCTTATGGGTACCGGTATCGCACGGGGTGAAAACAGAGCCCGTGAAGCTGCCATGAAGGCAATCACCAGCCCGCTGCTTGAAGATGTTTCCATTGAAGGCGCGAAAGGCGTACTCATCAACATCACCTGCTCCCCTGACATGACCATTGATGAAGTCAGTGAAGCAGCCAACATCATCTATGAAGAAGCACACGAAGAAGCACAGATTTTCTTCGGTACTGTCTTCGATGCTGAAGTGGGCGATGAAATGCGCATCACCGTTATTGCTACCGGAATCGACACTGCTGTCGAACAGACTGTGACTCCCCCCGTTGAACAGCAGTCTTTCGGTCAGCCCCAGCGCCCCAACCTGACTCCCAGAGGCATGACTCCAAAAAAAGAAGCCACTACCAACGTACGTCAGATGGGTAGCGCCCACGCAGAAGAAGACCGCTCCATCCCAGCTTACCTGCGCCACACCACAAGCAAGCCCGTTGAAGCGGCTGGTAACTCAGAGCCTGTTCAGCTTAAGCCAAAACAGGCCGCGAACTCCGGTGGAGAGGAATTCATCTTCCATGATGACGATGATTTTGAAGTTCCGACATTCATCCGCAAACAGGCTGATTAA